A single region of the Massilia sp. erpn genome encodes:
- a CDS encoding diguanylate cyclase, whose amino-acid sequence MELLVIPVFVLDRQRRVLIWNRACERLTGVAASEVIGTSDHWRCFYNRPRATLADLVLQGRTEEIRQLYDSARPRPQQREGLCAENWCDMPRVGRRCYLAADASPIYDKEGRIVAVVETLRDMTNEKKAQIALEQLATRDGLTGLANRRCFDDTLRAEWQRALRQQQPLSLLMVDVDNFKQYNDTHGHLGGDQCLQKVAAALASEMRANDLVARYGGEEFAVILPNQALKGAAIVAERVRSRIEHLQLPNVGSAQPYVTVSIGAATALAAAGEEPQQLVATADAALYRAKHLGRNRISLPAQESNMLPA is encoded by the coding sequence ATGGAATTGCTGGTCATTCCGGTCTTTGTGCTGGACCGGCAGCGTCGCGTGCTGATCTGGAACCGCGCCTGCGAACGGCTGACCGGGGTGGCAGCCAGCGAGGTGATCGGCACCAGCGACCACTGGCGCTGTTTTTACAATCGGCCGCGCGCCACCCTGGCCGACCTGGTGCTGCAAGGGCGCACCGAGGAAATCCGCCAGCTCTACGACAGTGCCCGTCCGCGCCCCCAGCAGCGTGAAGGCTTATGCGCCGAGAACTGGTGCGATATGCCGCGCGTGGGCCGGCGCTGCTACCTGGCAGCCGACGCCAGCCCGATCTACGATAAGGAAGGCCGCATCGTGGCCGTGGTGGAAACCCTGCGCGATATGACAAACGAAAAGAAAGCCCAGATCGCTCTGGAGCAACTGGCCACGCGCGACGGCCTGACCGGCCTCGCCAACCGCCGCTGCTTTGACGACACCCTACGCGCGGAATGGCAGCGCGCGCTGCGCCAGCAGCAGCCGCTGTCGCTGCTCATGGTCGACGTCGACAACTTCAAGCAATACAACGACACCCACGGCCACCTGGGCGGCGATCAATGCCTGCAGAAAGTGGCCGCGGCCTTGGCGAGCGAGATGCGCGCCAACGATCTGGTGGCGCGCTATGGCGGCGAAGAGTTTGCCGTGATCCTGCCGAACCAGGCCCTGAAAGGCGCGGCCATTGTGGCGGAACGGGTGCGCAGCCGCATCGAGCATCTGCAATTGCCGAATGTCGGCTCGGCCCAGCCCTATGTCACCGTCAGCATCGGCGCGGCGACCGCGCTGGCGGCAGCGGGGGAAGAGCCGCAGCAGTTGGTGGCCACCGCCGACGCTGCGCTCTATCGTGCCAAACACCTGGGACGCAACCGCATCAGCCTGCCCGCGCAGGAAAGCAATATGCTTCCAGCTTAA